Below is a genomic region from Pleuronectes platessa chromosome 18, fPlePla1.1, whole genome shotgun sequence.
GTCAGTCCCTCAGTGCAGCAGCTGCGTCATGTTGCTCCTCACAGAAGCAGAGCAGCGATGACGGAGATCACCACAGAAACCAGGCTGATCGTATTGTAACTCGCAGCTCCTGTTGTGTTGCTTCCTGAATTTGATCCTGTTCCAGACCCAGACCCAGAGctagatccagatccagacccAGACCCAGACCCAGATCCAGTTCCAGACCCAGACCCAGACCCAGACCCAgatccacctgctgctgctgctgctgctgctgcctcggtTTGGTCAGCGAGGgcctctgctgctgttgctgcggCTGAGGCCGATGTCACCGCCCCTTGTGCTGCTGATGTCATTATTGCTGTGAGTTCTGCCGCGGATGTTGCTGATGTTGCTGATGCTGCGTCTACTGCTGTTTCCGCTGCTGTTGTGGCTACTGTTGCTGTTGCCTGTGCCATCTCTGCCACTGCCTGTGCCCCTGCTATTGCTGCTTTCTCTGCTGCGGTCGAGCCTGTGGCCTGTGATAAAGCGTCCTGCAGTTGTTGTGCTGCTTCTTTTGATGCTGTGGCCACTGATCTGGCAgcttcagcagctcctgagaTTGTTGCCTGATTTGCGTTTGCAGCTGCTGCCgacgttgctgctgctgctgctgtttttgatGCATTTGCTAACTTAATTGCTGATGCTGCTATCAGCGCTGCTTGTTGCGTTTGTCCTGCTGTTCCTTGTTTTAATGCTGCGTCTACGGCTGCTTGTGCTGCCAGATCTGCAGCTTCAGCCGCTTTtcttgctgctgcagctgctgttccCACTGGTGCTGCCCCTGCTGCAACTAATGCAGCAGCCTTTGCTGCTTGTTTTGCAGCTATTGCTGCATTCCTGGCTGCTGTGGATGCTGCTGgtccagaagctgcagcagctgctgaggcggctgcagctgctgctgatgctgctgctgttgacgCCACGACTGCAGTTTCCTTTGCTTTAACTGCTACAGgtactgctgttgttgttgttgttgttgttgttgttgttgttgttgttttagctGTTGTTGTTGCCAAGGTTGGTGCTGCACTGCTGCCTGGTGTGGGGCTTGCTGTAGAAGGGGTTACATTTGTCCCTGATACCAGTGAAAGCTGaacgcctgctgctgctgttgcactTCTTGCTGCTGCATTTGTACTTGATGTCATTATTTCAGAGTTGTTGGCTGTTGCTGCCTTTACTACTGATTCTACTGACAATGCTGTTGCTCCTGCGATGTCTGCCACTGTTTTTGCTGTTGCTATTGCTGAACGTGATTCTTCTGTCATTTGTGCTGCTTTTCCTGCTGGGATTGCTGATAATGTCGCCAATGCATCGTTGGATGATTTCCCCACTTCTTTGGCAGCTTCTGCTGTTTCCACCAATGCTTCTTGAGATGCTGCTGcttttgctgctgttgctgctgccttTGCAGCTTTTGATGATTCCTTGGCTATATTTGCCATTACCTCTCTAATTGATGCAGGTGCACTTGCTGCTGCTTGTATGGCTGCTAATGCTactgcttctgctgcttctgcagcGTCTTCGGCTGCTGCTACTGCCAGGGATACTGATGCTGTTCCATCTGCTGCTAAGGTGGCAGCTCGAGCTGCTGCTCGTGCCTGGGTTATCGCAGCTTCTAATTCTTTGGTTGCTGCTCCAGTGACTGCTGCTGTTGAGGCGGCCACtgcagttgctgctgctgctgctgaggtggACGCGATAattgctgcagtttgtttttctgtgggtGCTGTTGTTTGACTATTTGATGGTTGCCCTGTGTATTAAGAGTATGGTCAGAATTCATTCATATAATTCAGAGTTCATAGTTTCCAACTTAATTACATAGAAATCATAACTTACCAATCAGTatcacaacaaagagaaaagtcTTGGCGATCATTTTGAATGCTCTCTGTTCTCCTCCGCTTTCTTCTCCAAAACTGAATCTGACCATCATCTGTGAGAGAATGAAGTAGTTGAAAAGATACTGTTAATATATTCATGAATATTGTTAGAATAATAAATATTGTCAACACGAAAGTCTCATATACAGTTGATTTGACTAAAAACCCTCTGTACTTCTCTTGAACTACATCGGATCTTGTTCATTTGAAATGATTTCACTCTATAAAGCTGTCGGACACATTCCAGCTGTGACTGGTGCTGTGGGTTTATGAGACATTGAATCAAACCCAAAACCCACAGTAACAGAGACGATGACAGGAACAGGGTCATATGCACAAATTACAcataaaagctaaataaacatttaaaatgaaatgaaatcacaAAAAACACTGAGTCATAAGTGAAATACTCACTCAGATTCTGAAGTGAAGTGATGATGTTTCCTTGACAGTTGCAgtagctctctctctttgtctgtctcttcttcttcttctttgacttTGTCCTTGTCTGTCCTCGTCTCTTCAccctgtgtatatatataccaAGATGCAGGAGGAACCACGAATGAGTGACGatcatgatgatgtcagagcCAGAGACGTCCCT
It encodes:
- the LOC128462002 gene encoding uncharacterized protein DDB_G0271670; protein product: MMVRFSFGEESGGEQRAFKMIAKTFLFVVILIGQPSNSQTTAPTEKQTAAIIASTSAAAAATAVAASTAAVTGAATKELEAAITQARAAARAATLAADGTASVSLAVAAAEDAAEAAEAVALAAIQAAASAPASIREVMANIAKESSKAAKAAATAAKAAASQEALVETAEAAKEVGKSSNDALATLSAIPAGKAAQMTEESRSAIATAKTVADIAGATALSVESVVKAATANNSEIMTSSTNAAARSATAAAGVQLSLVSGTNVTPSTASPTPGSSAAPTLATTTAKTTTTTTTTTTTTTAVPVAVKAKETAVVASTAAASAAAAAASAAAAASGPAASTAARNAAIAAKQAAKAAALVAAGAAPVGTAAAAARKAAEAADLAAQAAVDAALKQGTAGQTQQAALIAASAIKLANASKTAAAAATSAAAANANQATISGAAEAARSVATASKEAAQQLQDALSQATGSTAAEKAAIAGAQAVAEMAQATATVATTAAETAVDAASATSATSAAELTAIMTSAAQGAVTSASAAATAAEALADQTEAAAAAAAAGGSGSGSGSGSGTGSGSGSGSGSGSSSGSGSGTGSNSGSNTTGAASYNTISLVSVVISVIAALLL